One Cygnus atratus isolate AKBS03 ecotype Queensland, Australia chromosome 21, CAtr_DNAZoo_HiC_assembly, whole genome shotgun sequence genomic region harbors:
- the LOC118253321 gene encoding basic phospholipase A2 Sms-N6-like: MNSLLVLAVLSAWGSSLAGGNLWDLQKMITKVTGRNAFLYYSSYGCYCGLGGHGRPKDATDRCCQLHDTCYDGLLRHHCNAKEQRYHYGWHGSSPTCSQGSWCAKLSCECDRSLALCLKGSLQSYSRRYRLYPRYRCR; encoded by the exons ATGAACTCCCTCCTTGTGCTGGCCGTGCTGTCTGCCTGGG GCTCATCCCTGGCTGGTGGGAACCTCTGGGATCTGCAGAAGATGATCACGAAGGTGACCGGGAGAAACGCCTTCCTGTATTACTCCTCCTACGGCTGCTACTGTGGCTTGGGTGGCCACGGACGGCCCAAGGACGCCACGGACAG GTGCTGCCAGCTGCACGACACCTGCTACGACGGCCTCCTGCGCCACCACTGCAACGCCAAGGAGCAGCGCTACCACTACGGCTGGCACGGCAGCAGCCCCACCTGCA GTCAGGGCTCCTGGTGCGCCAAGCTCTCCTGCGAGTGCGACCGCAGCCTGGCGCTGTGCCTGAAGGGGAGCCTGCAGAGCTACAGCCGGCGCTACCGCCTGTACCCCCGGTACAGGTGCAGGTGA
- the LOC118253320 gene encoding group IIE secretory phospholipase A2-like, protein MKLLVLLVCLAGLAPVDGGVVQFARMIKLKTGKNPLAYNGYGCYCGLGGTKQPLDATDWCCHAHDCCYSRLKSSSPGCHPTLVHYTFYLQGGRIVCEPGNFCQKTACECDKAAAECFKRNLGTYNKSYDNYPNLRCKGSRPRC, encoded by the exons ATGAAGCTCTTGGTGCTCCTCGTCTGCC TCGCAGGGCTGGCCCCCGTGGACGGCGGCGTGGTTCAGTTTGCTAGGATGATTAAGCTGAAGACGGGTAAGAACCCGCTGGCTTACAACGGCTACGGCTGCTACTGCGGCTTGGGGGGAACCAAACAACCTCTGGATGCGACAGACTG GTGCTGCCATGCCCACGACTGCTGCTACAGCAGGTTGAAGTCGTCATCCCCTGGCTGTCATCCCACCCTGGTCCATTACACGTTCTATCTCCAGGGAGGCCGGATAGTCTGCG aaccTGGAAATTTCTGCCAAAAAACAGCCTGCGAGTGCgacaaggcagcagcagagtgCTTCAAGAGGAACCTCGGGACCTACAACAAAAGCTACGACAATTACCCGAACTTACGGTGCAAGGGCTCACGTCCCCGCTGCTAG